In Spinacia oleracea cultivar Varoflay chromosome 5, BTI_SOV_V1, whole genome shotgun sequence, a single window of DNA contains:
- the LOC130461939 gene encoding uncharacterized protein, which produces MSGIQGNRIGSNSNPIILSDDENEMDYESDINSYTSRELVLRRVLRAGEPDSDDEALREFDRARGQTRVDIYQAVLRPESDSEPEFEHEFGFEFEQEFEFEFEHELEVEPEFEFEPEHEPEPEPEPEEANHQFQGLRRSSRPRKEAYYFDMDDDDELKYELFTLEGYSESKDKSDDVSL; this is translated from the coding sequence atgtctggcatacaaggaaatagaatagggagcaactctaaccctattattctaagcgatgatgaaaatgaaatggattacgagtctgacattaacagttacaccagccgtgaacttgttctgcgtcgagttttaagagcaggagaacctgatagtgatgatgaagcccttcgtgaatttgatcgtgctagagggcaaactagggtcgatatttatcaagctgttttgagacctgaaagcgattcggagcctgagtttgagcatgaattcgggtttgagttcgaacaagaatttgagtttgagttcGAACATGAATTAGAGGttgaacctgagtttgagtttgagcccgaacatgaacctgaacctgagcctgagccagaggaagctaatcatcaatttcaaggtctacgaagatcctctaggccaagaaaagaagcttattattttgatatggatgacgatgatgaacttaaatatgagctattcaccctagaaggttatagcgagtcaaaggacaagtctgatgatgtttccctttag